ATGACCAAAATCTATTTGTTTTTTCTGGTTATGCTACCAAGCTATTCTAGTACAGGCTAACCAAAAAGGGTTCTAATACCCAAGACATTTAAGTTGCACGTTATTTTAGACCAGACTACATTAAAGCTTACTTGGTGAGATGCACACAGCCATTCTAATGCGCATAGGGATTGTAGTAAAGATTATTCATGGTTCATTATTCTAATTCCACTAGCTACATAACTGAATGTAGCTTATATCATCTAGCAAAATAAATTCCACCAATTACTAGATTTTGTAACTTCATTTGATCATTCTTTTCATGGTCACAGCATCTTAACCAAGAAAGCATATGTTCTCCAGATTCATAATATCTATTATCCAGATTTCGCAGAAAGCACAGGAAAAGCAGGCCAGGGTAGAAACGTAGCAACATAGAGAACAATTTATTTATGCAAAACATTGGCATGATAAAGGCACCGAGATCAATTTCAATTATATCTGATACTAATGATAATCAAGACTAGCTAGTATAATCACATATTCAATTTAACAATCAAAGTGAGTGAGATATGGACAatggtcaaaagacaaagaaaaatggcatgtgaagaaaataaaaacctCACCTGAAAGGTCCGTGCCGTCGGGTTCCAATCCATAAGGCTGTGAGGTGTGCCTTTACTCGGACCCTTATCTTTGTCATTAAGAGCACTTGAACCTGCAGCACCACAAGTAGCTGGCTGACCACTTACTTCTTCAGCATTTAAGTTGACTGCCTTATCCATCCTTGTAGCCAACACCTCATCTGCAGTTGCCTTTGCAGCTGGAAGTGGATCCTCCACTACGCTGTGAAGGTCAGCACAACTTGTTTTAAGCGCATCTATCACTTTATGAACTTCTGGCGTCGAAATTGGATTTACATGAGAGGTAGGTCCGTCAAGTTTGTCCAGAATCTCCCATGTTTTTTCTTCCCCAGCTGTAAGTTTCATTTGACATAATCAATTATAGGCTAGGAAGGCCATGACCTTATGCACAAAAGAATCTcaacaaaataataaaaagagtgaattgcataaaactacaagtattgtgctatttgtaacacaaaactacaagtattgtgcactaatttcacacaaaacccgattttaattagattcacccaaaaaatatttttatgtttcttcaaaaatcctagaactttttgtacatgttccataatccatgtgcaactcattttaatagGATTCACACAAAAAACCTGtctagaatttaaactaaaattctctaaaaaggctacttaTATAACTCctggtctcaaataaaatcccaaaaatatggtaaaattcactaatattcttcttatatgatggactaatttcttaaattatttctagccctaggttatatgatgaaaaagtgagttcctttgtaatgctcaatttatatacttacgaaggaactcactttttcaccatataacctagggctggaaataattttataaattagtccatcatataagaagaagaatagtgaattttaccatatttttaggattttattcgagactctaacaattgttaggagttataaaagtagccttttagagaattttagtttaaattctagacagactttttgggtgaatcctattaaaatgggttgcacatggattatggaacacgtacaaaaagttctaggatttttgagaaacataagaccattttttggtgaatctaattaaaatcaggtttagtgtgaaattagtgcataatacttgtagttttgtgcaattcactctaaTAAAAATGATCTAGCAGCTAACACTCCAAGCATATGAATGATGCACATAACAACCTAGAGTTGGCCCAAAGACAAGAAACACAAACTGCTGTATCAACTAGAAAGTACACCATAAAAtcacaaaatcaactagaaaCATGACTGCAGCCAAACCAAAATACACTCAAACCAATGGTGTGAATGGTATTCAAACATTTTAAATATTGTAGTAGCACACTCAAAAGTACTCTTTAAATCATGTAGCTCGATCTACCATAAACAAGAAACTAGCAAAAAGAGCAAAATTAGTACATTGCAAACTAGAATTACAAAGGCAGTTAAGGGACCAGATTCAACTCTTGATGTTTTGGAAGACGACACTTAGGCCAGATAGATTACTAGACCATGATGAATATGAGATCTGCATTCTTACTTGCTGTTCCTATTTTCGATTACTAAAAAGAGAAACAAGTCGTGCATGCTACTTCCCTGAACTGTATCATAGATAAAGCGAGCAAAACATGAATCCAACAGGCTACAGATCAACCAAAGGTCCAAAACAGAATGTTTCCACTCATTGAGCTATGTTGCTACATCAGTGTAATTAAAACCATACTATGAAATTGTGGATTAATGTACTGCAAGATACTACAAAAAGCACAATGCTTATGTTTGAACGTCAGTTGCATCTATGGTAATTCCACAAGAAAGGTATCTTTTCCCTGCTCCCCTCTGGGATAAAGAAAAGCAACATCAAACCACAACGATGAATCTCAAAGCATAGTGTTAATCTATTTTAGAGGCTACAAATCAATTTAACACAACGATGAACCTAAAAGGGAACCTAAAATGCCTACATTGCCAcgcaaaaaaaaatcctcaccTAGCACGCGGTACTTGGCGCGGGTGCCCTCATCCGCAGCACGCCATGTCTCGACGGCTCCATTCCCGACGATCCGCTCGGCCGCCTCCTCCAGCAGCGACGGCCCAATCGCTGTCCACTCCGCGGAGAGGAGCCCCCTCacccgctcctccgccgcggccCTGTCTCCCCACAGCCCCCTCAATACGACCTGAGAGAACGAGTTCCCAACGGCGGCCTCGAACTGGTCCGCCACGGCGACGGCCTCGTCGGAGGCGAGCGTGAGTGACCCTCCATCTACCGCGCAGCGGGCTCGGCCGTCGGGGCGCGCGAAGAGCGCCCGCGCGGCGGCGTCGAAGTCAGGCGCGGACGCGGCGAGGAAGGCGGCGACCGCGAGGTGGGCCGCCGCGGTGGTGGGGGAAGGGAAGGTGGAAGGGAGGGaggcgaggaggtggagggagtCGAGCGCGGAGGCGGAGACCGGGTCGGaggcgaggcggcggaggaggacggcgcGGCGGAGGCGAGGGGTCGGGTGCGAGGGGAAGGGGAGCGCCGCGAGGAGCGCGTGCGCCGCGGCGTCGGGGACGGAGGGGTCGCCCAGGACGTGGTCCAGGATCAGGGTCGCGTCCGCCGGCGCCAGCGGCGGCATTTTTGCGCCCGGATTGGGGGATTTGGGTGGGAAAGCGAGCGAAATGGAAGTTTTATTCGCTTGCCGAAGCGGGGGCTCAGAGCCGTGCGGTGACCGTGCCGGGCTCACGCGCCGGCGCGGCAGTTTTGCGCCGTTTTGGGGTCACTTCGGGAGGTTTTGGGAAGGAAATGATCGGTGAAGTGAGCGGTGGCGGAGTGGGGAGGCTTGCAGCGGCAAAGACGGGGAGGAACGGAAGCCGACGAGGTCGCGTTTCTCCGTACGCAGGAGCGGCGTGCCACGCCAACCCCGGACTTCGCTCGGCCTGGTCTCGCACTGGAGTATTTTGGGCTAGGTCTGCCCGGCACACCTTTGGCCCCTCATCCTGATTTCAGAGAGTGATGGCAATTTTTTCGGTGGAAGGAGGATCTGCGGAGAATAGTTTTTTACCCACCGGATTTTTTTGGTCTTGaagttttttttagagagggatgtaaatagttttttttcttgtggGACTTGCGGGTAAGGTTCTGACCTATGTCAAGGTAGGATTGAGAATAGTTTTTTACCCACCGGGTTTTATGGGGTTTTAAAGTTTTAAGGTCGGCGATGCAGGGTCTCTTTATCAGCGTCGTAAGATTACTGACGTTTGACAGGAGTTGCTTGTCTTCATATCCCAGATCTCTATCATCATCTTCTCCTACTACCTTATCGGCCACAACTCCCCGTCTACGTCCAGCCTCTAGTTCGGCAATAACGACGCTGACACCAAAGACGATCATCGTGTCGCTCCTATGTAGCCACACACCACCCCCTACGGGTCCAATGAAGTTTAGAGATCTGATGGGATCGATTTTTATCTCGGTCTGCTTTTCGTGGTCAGGGTGGGACTCGGAGTTCGAGGCCTCGCCCCTCTCGACCCTATTGCTATCCCTAGTAGTACCAATACACACATCATGGAGGGAGATTGCTAAGCAAGAAACGCATGATCACATCCTTGTAGTTCACAGATTACATAACACTCCATTTACAACATACAAGTTGACTAAGAACAAGTTTGTTATCGTCAAAGTCAGAACTTCATTAGCATACTTACAGTTCTGATGAAAGCACGCCAACGTAGCTCGATCCTCAGCTGAATGATCCTAAAGTGCCCAATTGTGCCAGCAGCAAGTGTGATGCAAATGGCGAAATCAGATCAGAAACAACACGAAGAGCAGCAAGGAGGGGATGAACGCCACCATCCCACAACGGAAATATCAGTGTGGGGTTTTGAATAAGATATGTTCTTTAATTCATatctttaactattattttttattagaatatatttacacatatcattttaaatttgtgatattatgaaaagcaattttcaagataaatctatgcATATCATTTtaaggttttcaaactaaatattttgaaaattattgttagtcaaagttttaaaaatttgactaaatatttttataaacttaAAACAATATGTATTATAAACTTAAaacaatatgtatttataattaGAGGAGTATTATACTAAGACCAAATTTGTATTTACCAGAATGGTTAGAAATTCTATGGAGTCTGATTCTCTAGATCACGTCGTTGTAGAGCGGTACatagtttatttttcttgttccGCTTGACTGACACGTTCAGTTCCACCCAAAACAGAAAAAAGCCGTATCACATTTTGTTTTAGAGAACAAACGTGTCGGTGGTAGCAAAAATGAATCTATTAAATTATTGATgataattttagtgattaatgataatatagttattgggactaacatgtttgttaaaaatatatgttaataaCTCTCTTAGatacaatatatcaagaagtcACTGTAaccggaacaaagtttgattaaattagaaaaattttaGGAAAGTTTGCCCCACTGAAAGATACAGTGCAGAGTATTTTGTACTCATCGGAGTATTGTGCTCAGAGCTTTGTGTGTTATACTTATcaaagtatttctgacaaaagagagaaggctaaggacctcatcgaatagttcggtgatctACACTGGGtgacactggagtattttttaTAGAGAAGAATGTAAGTGCAGAAGAATAAAGATCAATCCACCGGAAGGTTCGCTGCTTGATTTGTGCATACTGGAGTACGGCACTagaacatttcttgcagaggcgactgtaagtgctgaaaaatgaaaatcaattcatcggatagtccggtgatcataaAAATAGTTGCACCGaagaattttcagaaaaaagaagagaatgttcaACTCATCGAATGGTCCaatgtgaatggaatgaataccgaatgaatgcaccggagcattttacacagagaggctgcaaagccTCAGATGGCTcgagataactcaccagaaggtccgatgatggattTAAAGggacaccggatcatccggtgttaacagtttttctgagtcattgggaaaatggctagttgacGAATTTGAGACTTTAAATACCTCTCCagtcagtcatttgaaggtgacATGCTGctgagtctagaggaagctcatatacacttaagaagacatccaagtcactaAAGTACTTAAAGTAATCATCTAAAGctattaaacacaagattagagagtgtttagtgcttataggtctaaaGTGAATTTTAGCTAAGTGTTGCAGcttaaagaagggatcaaggagtgatcctagtttgTATCGAGTGATACGTCGACACCTTAGAGTCCGTGTGACTCACCGGCAttttgagtcttggtggctcaagctggttgaccctctgacttgatgtggagcgacGGTAAGATatgtgtacggggacgcagagaccctgtcttagtggctcaagctccaaagttaTCACGacagcaagtgaccggaagagagattAGTAGTGAAaccttaccttggtgacttatcatgcttgagaccttatcttgatgacttggtagctcaagaacCGTAACCGAAAGAAGCTTAACGACTAAgaatatatcctttgtggagttaCAACGTGAACTAGATGTGATATTAATGTCATCGATAttacgagataaaaatctcttatgccaagtttatctctctatcttattaCGTTTCCGTATTCGTATACTTATAATTTACTTTGCTAAGTAGATTACAATTCTCTTagcgatagagtagacatatCAGATAGACTTATAACGTATTTGgataaaaaataagatagatttatcttgtgaagtttttaaatTAATCTGATTTAaatttctaagtatcctaattcacctcttTTATAACACTCACATCAAATCCTTATTTGGTATACAAGAACATCGCAGAAAATTCACAAACTTCTGCAGAGAATCCTCACATCGGGTCCTTATTTGGTATACAAGAACATCGCAGAAAATTCACGAACTTCTGCAGAGAATCATTCTGCATGACTTCTGTCGAATTCCTCCACTCCAAACAGGGACTGAAACTTCACTTCTTTTTCCAAGTGAGAAGGCTCCTACAGCACTTCTTTTCACGGCACGGGGCATGTCAAAACGGCCAGAATCGATATAAACCATGAGCACGAGGGTGCAATGATGGCACGAGTACATGAGATTCACCAGCTGCTGCTATAACACCTTATGTACATGTTCACGGTCCACTCTTACATTGCCATGGCCTATGTGGGAAGCACGAAAAGAAGCATCAAGCATCCACCGACTCTATAAGCATGTCATGTTCTCTTATCCTTACCTTATTCATGTACAAAAGCCAACCAGCCATGATACCTCCCAGGTTGCAGAGAAGACAGGCCACTGAACGCAAGGACGAGAGCCACGGCATCTATTTCTGTTGTTGCGCCTTGGTAGGAGACGCTGCCATGGCACGCAGGCTATTGCCGATCTCCGTGAAGCTCGGCCGTTCTGACGGTTCGGACGACCAGCACTGCTCCATCAACGACCTCCACTGGGGATCGCAGGATTCAGGCACGGGGGGTCGCAGCGTGTTGTTCACGATCCCACCTGAGTGagattggcaaaaaaaaaaaaaaaaaaaaaagttcaggaACAAGAATGGAATTGGATTCGACCAGTGGGCTATAAGAACAGTGCAAGTTGTGGGCATACCTATAATGGTGCCATAGTGCAACTCGGCATAAGGCTCCTCACCAGTAAGTAGTTCCCACATCACAATTCCAAATGAGAAAACATCGACCTACACTCAAAGCATATGAAGGTGATTAGGGAAATGATAACGTATTCGTCCAGAGGGAGCTCGAAGAAAGGGTGCATATTGGGTTGAAGGATGCAACGGAACAAACCTTCTCAGAAACAAGGCTGCTGCTGCCATTCAACAGCTCAGGGGCCATCCAAGGAAGTGTTCCTCGCACTCCACCGGAGATCAGCGTCTGGCATTTAACCTTGGATAAGCCCAAATCACCAACCTACAAAGGCAAGACATTTACTACGAAATTGAAGGCCTTCATGTAAAAAAGCAGACCTGAATGTTGCAAGTTCTTGGGTAAAAAAATAGAATGCAATCATGAATATCAGAGATGCCTAATGTTCTGTTCTGCTAGAGGTGGAACCAATGGTCCACTAAAGAATTGCATCCTTGGTATGGCAAGTCAAGATGTCTTTGATGTGACCCTTCAAAGATACAATCACATGTACCCTCATctctttatcaaaaaaaaaaaaaaaacatgattatGCTTTACATAAACATACATCCATGTGTAGGTGTGCTCTGATTTATAAAGGTGAAAACAGATTCGGCCTTACTTAGCCACTTACTGCCTAAAAGACAAATACAAAGTCTATATGCATTTTTCACAATAGACAAGTATCAGAGAAGCATCATTACCCATCCCTAAATACTAACGCTTCGTCCATTAAGGAGAAAAAGCCCAGTCAAAAAACTAAGCTTCCACTTCTCAAGTATATGCACAAGGTACAAACACATAGCTTTGCTACCTAATATCACAATCACTCGCATAACATAAGCTATAAGTgtttcttgatttaattttctGTACGTCCACAATATTCaaagaagaggggggggggggggtattgaGACAAGCACCTTGCATATAGGGCGTTGAGGATCTCTTAGGTTGACGAGCAGATTGTCACTCTTCAAGTCAAAATGCACAATATTTTTCCCATGCAAATATTCCATTCCAAATGCAACATCCATTGCAATTAGTAGATGCCTACGCCGATCGAATATCCTGCTGATAGAATAAACTGGAATTAGAACTGTCACCATATGAAAAGCATCATGTTTTGGCATTGAAAAGAGTGGTATACTTTTCGTGTCTTTGCAATGCTTGTTGGAGTGAACCATTAGCCATGTACTCGGTTACCGTTGCGACAGATCCACCAGGTCCATCTAGAACAACACCATAAAAGGCTACAACATTTGGATGGTGCAAAGATGCTAGCTTGCCTGCTTCATTCCAGAAATCAGTTCTCTGCACACACAGATAAAACAAGATGTATTcaagttagaaaaaaaaagagtagtaAGTTAAGTGCATACCATGCGTTCTTGCTCAGATGCCTTCCCAACAAAGCATCGGTCATTGATTCTCTTTATAGCGACATCAGATCCTCTCCATTTTCCATGGTAAACAGTACCAAAGGTCCCAGAACCAAGTTCACGCAATTCTTCAAGATCACTGTTCTTTATTATCTGCAATTCATAAAGTGGAAAATAAGGATGATGCATTTGAAACTGCAAATAAAAGATgcacataaaaataaaaaataatttgacaaCAACCTGAAGGTTATCGATGTCATCTAAAACTTGAACTCCTTGGCTTGTTTTGTCTAACTGATTGTTCCCCTCATCCTGAACCCAAAAGTACAGCAAAAGGTTACAGCCAATCAAAGAACAATGAGTTAGACCAGCAAAGATTGAAACATCTCCTACCTGAACTTTTGCATCAACTACTTCTCCTTGTGAATCTACGTGATCCCCAGAGAATGCAGCAGGTTTTTCAGGAGAGGGTGACTGAAGAACTGACGCTGCCACCCCTtcagcaacaacttgtaatTGTCGCTTAACATTTTCTTCTCCAAATCCtttcagaagaaaaaagaaagagaaaaaggggGCAGAGCAACCATTACTTAGTCCATTATGGTTTTGAAATGATATCATTGTACTACTGCCCAAATAGTATAGATGACAGTATACCAACCTTTGTTCAATTTAACTGTGTGGATATCCTTAAAACTTGGGTCCCGAACGTGTGAAAGATTGCCTTCTTCTAAGAGTATGGCAGCATTTGTGTTGATATCAGGCAAATGGCCATCCACGTATTGATCTCCAGAAACAGCAGGCTCCTTAGCTAACTTGTTCGGTCTTGGAGGCACTAAAGAAGCATTTCCCACTGCTTTCCAAGGATCCTGGTTTGAGAAAAGTGAATCTGTGTAAGCTGGTTCACGTGCAGCTTCAACACGATCAATACCAGCAGTACCCTGCAATGGGATTTTACGACTGCCATTAGGGGGAGCAGAAACCATGTGTTTCAGCATTTCCCTAGGATGCTGTGGAGGCGGCCCAGTAGGAACCTGAGCACCAGAATAAGGTGGTCTCACAGGAAATCTTTCATTAGAAACAGGTGGTTCAATGGGCACTCTGAGGTTATTCGGGACAGGCACATTGAGTGGATGCTGGCTTATGTTAGGATGAACATTTTGTGCGCCAAcatcaaaagcaggtggtggtTGTTCATTATGCCTCGCAAGGTTGTCCTCTTGGATCAAAGCAGGAGCAGTAAAGGCATTTGTAATCCCCATATGATACCCTCCAGCTTGAGATTTGTAGATAGAATTACCATCAACATTCACAGGTGGCTTCTCAACTTTCACAGCATCAATGGCACCATGAGGACTATCAGGCTTTCCTTGCACACTAGATTCTGGAGGGGCAATAGGACCCAAATGAACTGCTTGCATTCGGGCATCGATAGCTCTAGCATAATCATGATGAAGATCACGAGCATATTCTCTAAGCGGCTCCACTACTGGATGATTTGGATTCTTATATGCTCTGGCATCAATCCCTAGTGGGCAATTCACTGGAACTTGTGATTGTTGCATGCTATAAGAGTACGGTTGCTGCTGGTACCTGACAGGGTCTTCAGCCC
The sequence above is drawn from the Phragmites australis chromosome 10, lpPhrAust1.1, whole genome shotgun sequence genome and encodes:
- the LOC133930751 gene encoding uncharacterized protein LOC133930751 isoform X3, which translates into the protein MMASRGGGVVADPSSPSAARWWGEEDAGAGKVKLMCSFGGRITPRPGDGALRYVGGQTRLISIPRAASFGELLRKVEAADEAAAVSGGVLVKYQLPGEDLDSLISVSSPEDYDNMMEEYEKLAAATPDGSTKLRVFLFPASGSESSATGSGSHLTAAVNESGQRYIDAINCVSAEAVVAAMRRKDSVASAGSSAHNPEASEYSGLAEGGAHYHSAFPESVGFTAVTMSAPAVGLPAQNPILVRAEPPTRQPHQVAASYAALHQPPQVASYTPPPQPQVATYVPHQQPQVASYVQQMPQSYIEPKQVQYINAQQFSVHGVPQSANFVPMQVSQFVPSIPVTSSMATAAAQVGTLRPFSAGAEPVLENMHFTRPVQAPVDQNYRVLQTPLSQLPPLPSVHLQTSDARRYSVQPVVTTTISTPVVMSSGTIPVVVSSATVPSMRYDDCTMCQKALPHAHSDNMIQEQGNPRAVSNPEAAPIFYSLHQDSASNKSSPGASSGTPANYVAEPRAENTAGKVQFEPTPPARRPVVQATSSPDTGVLVQPTMVALPVSGAPAPNGVFVGHPPQSRAEDPVRYQQQPYSYSMQQSQVPVNCPLGIDARAYKNPNHPVVEPLREYARDLHHDYARAIDARMQAVHLGPIAPPESSVQGKPDSPHGAIDAVKVEKPPVNVDGNSIYKSQAGGYHMGITNAFTAPALIQEDNLARHNEQPPPAFDVGAQNVHPNISQHPLNVPVPNNLRVPIEPPVSNERFPVRPPYSGAQVPTGPPPQHPREMLKHMVSAPPNGSRKIPLQGTAGIDRVEAAREPAYTDSLFSNQDPWKAVGNASLVPPRPNKLAKEPAVSGDQYVDGHLPDINTNAAILLEEGNLSHVRDPSFKDIHTVKLNKGFGEENVKRQLQVVAEGVAASVLQSPSPEKPAAFSGDHVDSQGEVVDAKVQDEGNNQLDKTSQGVQVLDDIDNLQIIKNSDLEELRELGSGTFGTVYHGKWRGSDVAIKRINDRCFVGKASEQERMRTDFWNEAGKLASLHHPNVVAFYGVVLDGPGGSVATVTEYMANGSLQQALQRHENRIFDRRRHLLIAMDVAFGMEYLHGKNIVHFDLKSDNLLVNLRDPQRPICKVGDLGLSKVKCQTLISGGVRGTLPWMAPELLNGSSSLVSEKVDVFSFGIVMWELLTGEEPYAELHYGTIIGGIVNNTLRPPVPESCDPQWRSLMEQCWSSEPSERPSFTEIGNSLRAMAASPTKAQQQK
- the LOC133930753 gene encoding uncharacterized protein LOC133930753, giving the protein MPPLAPADATLILDHVLGDPSVPDAAAHALLAALPFPSHPTPRLRRAVLLRRLASDPVSASALDSLHLLASLPSTFPSPTTAAAHLAVAAFLAASAPDFDAAARALFARPDGRARCAVDGGSLTLASDEAVAVADQFEAAVGNSFSQVVLRGLWGDRAAAEERVRGLLSAEWTAIGPSLLEEAAERIVGNGAVETWRAADEGTRAKYRVLAGEEKTWEILDKLDGPTSHVNPISTPEVHKVIDALKTSCADLHSVVEDPLPAAKATADEVLATRMDKAVNLNAEEVSGQPATCGAAGSSALNDKDKGPSKGTPHSLMDWNPTARTFQWEESPDPEGSEPRLRRLHLSSPRRMPVSPLQLAENKNKRRKARKWSILEEETLRKGVEQYGSGNWKDILTNNPDVFIGRTPVDLKDKWRNMMR
- the LOC133930751 gene encoding uncharacterized protein LOC133930751 isoform X2 → MMASRGGGVVADPSSPSAARWWGEEDAGAGKVKLMCSFGGRITPRPGDGALRYVGGQTRLISIPRAASFGELLRKVEAADEAAAVSGGVLVKYQLPGEDLDSLISVSSPEDYDNMMEEYEKLAAATPDGSTKLRVFLFPASGSESSATGSGSHLTAAVNESGQRYIDAINCVSAEAVVAAMRRKDSVASAGSSAHNPEASEYSGLAEGMSPPAVPLPASVATEFSYSGGAHYHSAFPESVGFTAVTMSAPAVGLPAQNPILVRAEPPTRQPHQVAASYAALHQPPQVASYTPPPQPQVATYVPHQQPQVASYVQQMPQSYIEPKQVQYINAQQFSVHGVPQSANFVPMQVSQFVPSIPVTSSMATAAAQVGTLRPFSAGAEPVLENMHFTRPVQAPVDQNYRVLQTPLSQLPPLPSVHLQTSDARRYSVQPVVTTTISTPVVMSSGTIPVVVSSATVPSMRYDDCTMCQKALPHAHSDNMIQEQGNPRAVSNPEAAPIFYSLHQDSASNKSSPGASSGTPANYVAEPRAENTAGKVQFEPTPPARRPVVQATSSPDTGVLVQPTMVALPVSGAPAPNGVFVGHPPQSRAEDPVRYQQQPYSYSMQQSQVPVNCPLGIDARAYKNPNHPVVEPLREYARDLHHDYARAIDARMQAVHLGPIAPPESSVQGKPDSPHGAIDAVKVEKPPVNVDGNSIYKSQAGGYHMGITNAFTAPALIQEDNLARHNEQPPPAFDVGAQNVHPNISQHPLNVPVPNNLRVPIEPPVSNERFPVRPPYSGAQVPTGPPPQHPREMLKHMVSAPPNGSRKIPLQGTAGIDRVEAAREPAYTDSLFSNQDPWKAVGNASLVPPRPNKLAKEPAVSGDQYVDGHLPDINTNAAILLEEGNLSHVRDPSFKDIHTVKLNKGFGEENVKRQLQVVAEGVAASVLQSPSPEKPAAFSGDHVDSQGEVVDAKVQDEGNNQLDKTSQGVQVLDDIDNLQIIKNSDLEELRELGSGTFGTVYHGKWRGSDVAIKRINDRCFVGKASEQERMRTDFWNEAGKLASLHHPNVVAFYGVVLDGPGGSVATVTEYMANGSLQQALQRHEKIFDRRRHLLIAMDVAFGMEYLHGKNIVHFDLKSDNLLVNLRDPQRPICKVGDLGLSKVKCQTLISGGVRGTLPWMAPELLNGSSSLVSEKVDVFSFGIVMWELLTGEEPYAELHYGTIIGGIVNNTLRPPVPESCDPQWRSLMEQCWSSEPSERPSFTEIGNSLRAMAASPTKAQQQK
- the LOC133930751 gene encoding uncharacterized protein LOC133930751 isoform X1 — its product is MMASRGGGVVADPSSPSAARWWGEEDAGAGKVKLMCSFGGRITPRPGDGALRYVGGQTRLISIPRAASFGELLRKVEAADEAAAVSGGVLVKYQLPGEDLDSLISVSSPEDYDNMMEEYEKLAAATPDGSTKLRVFLFPASGSESSATGSGSHLTAAVNESGQRYIDAINCVSAEAVVAAMRRKDSVASAGSSAHNPEASEYSGLAEGMSPPAVPLPASVATEFSYSGGAHYHSAFPESVGFTAVTMSAPAVGLPAQNPILVRAEPPTRQPHQVAASYAALHQPPQVASYTPPPQPQVATYVPHQQPQVASYVQQMPQSYIEPKQVQYINAQQFSVHGVPQSANFVPMQVSQFVPSIPVTSSMATAAAQVGTLRPFSAGAEPVLENMHFTRPVQAPVDQNYRVLQTPLSQLPPLPSVHLQTSDARRYSVQPVVTTTISTPVVMSSGTIPVVVSSATVPSMRYDDCTMCQKALPHAHSDNMIQEQGNPRAVSNPEAAPIFYSLHQDSASNKSSPGASSGTPANYVAEPRAENTAGKVQFEPTPPARRPVVQATSSPDTGVLVQPTMVALPVSGAPAPNGVFVGHPPQSRAEDPVRYQQQPYSYSMQQSQVPVNCPLGIDARAYKNPNHPVVEPLREYARDLHHDYARAIDARMQAVHLGPIAPPESSVQGKPDSPHGAIDAVKVEKPPVNVDGNSIYKSQAGGYHMGITNAFTAPALIQEDNLARHNEQPPPAFDVGAQNVHPNISQHPLNVPVPNNLRVPIEPPVSNERFPVRPPYSGAQVPTGPPPQHPREMLKHMVSAPPNGSRKIPLQGTAGIDRVEAAREPAYTDSLFSNQDPWKAVGNASLVPPRPNKLAKEPAVSGDQYVDGHLPDINTNAAILLEEGNLSHVRDPSFKDIHTVKLNKGFGEENVKRQLQVVAEGVAASVLQSPSPEKPAAFSGDHVDSQGEVVDAKVQDEGNNQLDKTSQGVQVLDDIDNLQIIKNSDLEELRELGSGTFGTVYHGKWRGSDVAIKRINDRCFVGKASEQERMRTDFWNEAGKLASLHHPNVVAFYGVVLDGPGGSVATVTEYMANGSLQQALQRHENRIFDRRRHLLIAMDVAFGMEYLHGKNIVHFDLKSDNLLVNLRDPQRPICKVGDLGLSKVKCQTLISGGVRGTLPWMAPELLNGSSSLVSEKVDVFSFGIVMWELLTGEEPYAELHYGTIIGGIVNNTLRPPVPESCDPQWRSLMEQCWSSEPSERPSFTEIGNSLRAMAASPTKAQQQK